One Triticum dicoccoides isolate Atlit2015 ecotype Zavitan chromosome 5B, WEW_v2.0, whole genome shotgun sequence genomic window carries:
- the LOC119305827 gene encoding protein SRG1-like — protein MVHQDQGKLVQVVAVDVGLVAPPSRYVLSEENRPTTVAQQAKLVIPIVDVSRLAKPDDVEEAAKLRSALQSWGLFVVTGHGMPKEFLDEILEATRKFFHLPLEEKLKCGNVIDGVKFQNEGYGIDRIDSDEQILDWCDRLWLQLQPEDERRLQFWPQNLRDLLHEYTLESGRVTMDVLKAMAKLLNQEEGFFINMVGERFKSYSRFTYYPPCPRPDLVNGLKPHTDNSVITLLLMDKDVGGLQVLKDGHWVDVPVLGNDLLVVVGEGMEIVSNAIFKAPWHRVVTSADKERLSLAMFYQPEPERIIGPPGVLVHEKRPAMFKNCLVQTLADGYWDAFAAGDRTVDFLNVRINAEADAELEGCAVVANN, from the exons ATGGTTCATCAGGATCAGGGAAAGCTGGTGCAGGTGGTGGCCGTGGACGTTGGACTTGTGGCGCCGCCGAGCAGGTACGTGCTAAGCGAGGAGAACCGGCCGACCACCGTCGCACAGCAAGCCAAGCTGGTCATCCCCATCGTGGACGTGAGCCGTCTGGCCAAGCCCGATGATGTTGAGGAGGCGGCCAAGCTTCGCTCTGCGCTCCAGTCATGGGGCCTCTTTGTGGTGACCGGCCATGGCATGCCAAAGGAGTTCCTGGACGAGATCCTTGAGGCGACGAGGAAGTTCTTCCACCTGCCGCTGGAGGAGAAGCTGAAGTGCGGCAACGTGATCGACGGCGTCAAGTTCCAGAATGAAGGGTACGGCATCGACCGCATCGACTCCGACGAGCAGATCCTCGACTGGTGTGACCGGCTCTGGCTCCAGCTCCAGCCGGAGGACGAGAGGCGGCTCCAGTTCTGGCCACAGAATCTAAG GGATCTCCTACACGAGTACACCTTAGAGAGTGGGAGAGTGACCATGGATGTGCTGAAGGCCATGGCAAAGCTTCTGAACCAggaggagggcttcttcatcaacatggtGGGCGAGAGGTTCAAGTCATACTCGAGGTTCACCTACTACCCTCCCTGCCCACGCCCGGACCTCGTGAACGGGCTGAAGCCGCACACCGACAACTCAGTCATCACACTGCTCCTCATGGACAAGGACGTCGGCGGCCTCCAGGTGCTCAAGGACGGCCACTGGGTTGATGTCCCCGTGCTCGGTAATGACCTGTTGGTCGTTGTCGGCGAGGGCATGGAG ATCGTCAGCAATGCAATCTTCAAGGCGCCGTGGCACCGCGTGGTGACGAGCGCCGACAAGGAGAGGCTGTCACTGGCGATGTTCTACCAGCCGGAGCCCGAGAGGATCATAGGGCCGCCAGGGGTGCTAGTCCACGAGAAGCGCCCGGCGATGTTCAAGAACTGCTTGGTCCAGACATTGGCCGATGGATACTGGGATGCATTTGCAGCAGGAGATCGCACCGTCGACTTCCTCAATGTCAGGATCAATGCTGAGGCCGACGCTGAACtggaggggtgcgcagtggttgcAAACAACTAA